Proteins encoded within one genomic window of Lampris incognitus isolate fLamInc1 chromosome 1, fLamInc1.hap2, whole genome shotgun sequence:
- the zgc:158260 gene encoding protein FAM47E translates to MFANSGTSETSCLLNHNYAVAIVTVQRTITGCLVALEMQRGPVSPATFDRCVAMETRPAPPTTAWYKERLKTKYLKNPLSKPTLDTNGWHFSVDDLRNGWPQQVPSEARTDASPVIFRGTSNLPLNRRPKKHYSKEQAYFSKRNIQQQICTGKVAALEEKFEQHPLALYPHYVQSMPLELFDQVLSVLDPEMCIDRASGTLTSVAGHVDGEDEEYKMATNEAEMGRCKEGTPDVENSLDGHIASSKNPLEGLWVNENGAKEDQRGIVDPLSSLLQDKCVEEVVRRFCDWLTPLGGDRNGTVTSLPRCTETVLCKDPEPKKRELRAQTLRHGVRSQNPKTWREREENELLRDSSGISEELEFQSQTTEKDELLRQMYVTQAFTQYVISKGLRMPKFLSNLSSEEEQNAWMKGGSNAVGSAQTCKRTTASSKEL, encoded by the exons ATGTTTGCCAACTCGGGGACCTCGGAAACTTCCTGCCTACTTAACCACAATTATGCCGTTGCCATAGTTACCGTCCAACGGACCATAACAGGCTGTCTGGTAGCTCTGGAAATGCAACGCGGCCCTGTAAGTCCCGCTACCTTCGACAGGTGTGTAGCCATGGAGACCAGGCCCGCGCCGCCGACCACCGCTTG GTACAAAGAGAGGTTGAAGACCAAGTATCTCAAGAATCCATTGTCCAAGCCAACCTTGGACACCAATGGCTGGCATTTCTCAGTAGATGACCTCAGAAATGGCTGGCCACAGCAAGTCCCATCTGAGGCCAGGACAGATGCCTCCCCTGTTATCTTCCGTGGCACATCCAACCTCCCACTCAATCGAAGACCCAAGAAGCATTATTCCAAAGAGCAAGCCTACTTTTCGAAACGGAACATCCAGCAGCAAATCTGCACAGGAAAGGTGGCTGCATTGGAGGAGAAATTCGAGCAGCATCCTTTGGCTCTGTACCCACATTATGTGCAGAGCATGCCCTTAGAG TTATTCGATCAGGTGCTATCTGTTTTGGACCCAGAGATGTGCATAGACAGAGCCTCGGGAACCCTTACATCTGTAGCAGGGCATGTGGATGGTGAAGATGAGGAATACAAAATGGCGACAAATGAAGCAGAAATGGGAAGATGCAAGGAAGGAACACCTGACGTTGAAAA CAGCCTTGATGGTCACATAGCAAGTTCAAAGAACCCTTTAGAAGGACTGTGGGTTAATGAGAATGGTGCCAAGGAAGACCAGAGAGGCATTGTGGATCCACTCAGTTCTTTGCTTCAAGACAAGTGTGTAGAGGAAGTCGTCAGGCGTTTCTGCGACTGGCTCACCCCTTTG GGTGGAGATAGAAATGGCACTGTCACATCCTTGCCCAGATGTACAGAAACCGTCCTCTGTAAGGACCCAGAGCCAAAAAAG AGGGAACTCAGAGCTCAGACGCTCAGACATGGAGTGCGCTCCCAGAATCCTAAAACTTGGCGGGAAAGGGAGGAAAATGAACTATTGAGAGACTCGAGTGGCATCTCTGAGGAGCTCGAATTCCAAAGCCAAACAACTGAGAAG GATGAGCTGCTGAGACAGATGTACGTGACCCAGGCTTTCACACAGTATGTCATCAGCAAGGGGTTGAGGATGCCAAAA TTTCTCAGCAATCTCTCCtcagaagaagaacaaaatgctTGGATGAAAGGCGGGTCCAATGCTGTTGGTTCTGCTCAGACTTGCAAAAGAACCACAGCAAGCTCGAAAGAGCTTTAA